GCTGTTGCTAGTGACAACGATGATGACGATGATGCTAGTGACAATGAAGATGATGCCAAAGACAATGGCGATGATACCCAATAATTCCTTTTTGTCTCGTCGTCCTTAAAATGATGGATGGGGACATGAATCAAAGGGCTGTGCCAAGCATTTCTTGGGGCACAGTCTTAACCCCTCCCTCAAAGACATGTTTCGGGAAACAACCATGAATAATTATCAAAGTAATTAAAATATATATTTAATTACACATAATTTTGGAGATGGCATTCATTCATGTCCCTCCGATGGAACATATCGTTCCCCTTCCTGTAAAACGTTCAAAAATCACCGAATAAAATGGTTAGAAGCTCTCCTCAATGAGCCGATGCAATTGTCGTCATCCCTTCATCCCCTGTTAGAGAAAGGGGTTGTTCTTGATACAAAGGATTTATATGGACCCTGGGCATGATGGCAGTGACAGCGGGGCTACAGGGCCACGGCATGGCTGAAAAGGATATTGTGCTCGATATTGACCTTCTGATGAGCGTTTATCTGCGTGAAAACTTTGAAGGCATGTACCGTCGAATGTCACGGACGAGTGATACGTTTGTTTCGCTTCAAGATCGCACAAATGACGCAAACAGTTGGGGAGGCGACGTGTTTGTATCCATTCATGCCAATGGTTTTGATGGAAGTGCCCGTGGGTTTGAGACGTATATTCATGACAGCAATCCAACATGGGCGAGGGAACTGCAAAGGATCATGCATCCAAGTGTTTTAGAAGGCATGCAAACGTTCGATGCTTCGATCCCTGATTGGGGCCAGCAATTAGCCAATTTTCATGTGCTTCGGGAGAGTCAAGCCAATGCGATTTTATCTGAAAATATTGTTTATTGATAACGCCACGGATGCTGATTTATTACAAGACCTAGCGTTTATCACTGCGGTAGCAGCGGAACATGCTGAGGCTGTAGCTGCCTTTTTGGGTTTAACACCCATCAGCAGTGATTGATGGATTTACTTTTCACGATTGGATGGATCAATCATTCGAAGTGGTTAATGGATTTCACATGTGGAAGAGTTACAGCAACGACTCGTGGATCTCGGCTATCATTTCCCGCAGCACAGTATCGGCCTCGTGTTGGGGATTGAGGCGAATATCAAGCCGATGCCGTATGGATATTAATGGTATCTCAGGACCTGAAACCCATAGGTAGAACATTAGGCATAAATCGAGGCGTCGTCCTGCCTGAACACACTTCTCCCAGAACGACAAGTGTGGGTCTGCGCATGCGGCTTCTCTCATTTATCCTCGTATTGGTTAGCATTCACCCCAGCAAAGGGTTGATGAAAAAGAAGAAAGAGGTGAAAAAAAATCTTTACTGGAGGGGCGATCCATCTCCTAATCCTTCCCAAATTTAACATCAAGGGCCAAACCATAAGGACAAGGATAGAGAGGAAGAGTGGCGGATGGGTGTGATTTTTGCTTGTTTAACCATCGAAATCTTTGATTTTGGGCAAGATTTTCTAACCGGTTATATACTCATGGGGTAAAAGAGGTGAAAAGATATGGTGAGACATCGTTGGTGGCTGCTTCTTATTGGTTTAGGGGTTTTAATTGTCGGGTCTAGAAAGGATGCGTTTACAGGGA
The Salicibibacter kimchii DNA segment above includes these coding regions:
- a CDS encoding N-acetylmuramoyl-L-alanine amidase family protein, yielding MMAVTAGLQGHGMAEKDIVLDIDLLMSVYLRENFEGMYRRMSRTSDTFVSLQDRTNDANSWGGDVFVSIHANGFDGSARGFETYIHDSNPTWARELQRIMHPSVLEGMQTFDASIPDWGQQLANFHVLRESQANAILSENIVY